In Nitrobacteraceae bacterium AZCC 1564, the following proteins share a genomic window:
- a CDS encoding 3-oxoacyl-[acyl-carrier protein] reductase (product_source=KO:K00059; cath_funfam=3.40.50.720; cog=COG1028; ko=KO:K00059; pfam=PF13561; superfamily=51735): protein MDLGISGRRAIVCAASKGLGRACAIALANEGVHVTITARGAEALAKTAADIRKTNPNVTVTEVVGDITTPAGREAALKACPDPDILVNNAGGPPPGDFRDWDRDAWIKAIDANMLTPIELIKATVDGMMARKFGRIVNITSAAVKAPIDILGLSNGARSGLTGFVAGLARKTVINNVTINGLLPGPFDTDRVRGPMLEAAAKAQGVSPDEILKQRMKANPAGRFGDPEEFGLACAFLCGAKAGFITGQNILLDGGAYPGTM, encoded by the coding sequence GTGGATCTCGGAATTTCAGGACGACGCGCCATCGTGTGCGCAGCGAGCAAGGGTCTTGGACGTGCCTGCGCCATCGCGCTGGCTAACGAAGGCGTGCATGTGACGATCACCGCACGCGGCGCCGAGGCGCTGGCCAAGACCGCCGCCGACATCCGCAAGACAAACCCAAACGTCACCGTGACCGAAGTCGTCGGCGACATCACCACCCCGGCTGGCCGCGAGGCCGCGCTGAAGGCCTGTCCTGATCCGGACATTCTGGTCAACAATGCCGGTGGCCCTCCGCCGGGAGATTTCCGTGACTGGGATCGCGACGCTTGGATCAAGGCCATCGACGCCAACATGCTGACGCCGATCGAGCTGATCAAAGCAACAGTGGACGGGATGATGGCCCGCAAGTTCGGCCGCATCGTCAACATCACCTCGGCAGCCGTGAAGGCGCCGATCGACATCCTCGGATTGTCCAATGGTGCGCGCAGCGGCCTCACCGGCTTCGTCGCGGGCCTCGCACGCAAGACCGTGATCAACAACGTGACCATCAACGGCCTGCTGCCGGGTCCGTTCGATACCGACCGCGTGCGCGGCCCGATGCTGGAAGCGGCGGCAAAGGCGCAGGGCGTTTCGCCGGACGAAATCCTGAAGCAGCGCATGAAGGCCAATCCCGCCGGCCGCTTCGGCGATCCGGAAGAGTTCGGCCTTGCATGCGCCTTCCTATGCGGTGCCAAGGCCGGCTTCATCACCGGGCAGAACATTCTGCTCGATGGCGGCGCCTACCCCGGCACGATGTAA
- a CDS encoding hypothetical protein (product_source=Hypo-rule applied): MALKAIKKCGRVMPDLRLVTAASGPILTLGSRLGGHSCER, from the coding sequence ATGGCATTGAAAGCGATCAAGAAATGCGGGCGCGTCATGCCAGATCTGAGGCTTGTGACCGCGGCTAGTGGTCCGATTCTAACGCTCGGATCCCGTCTCGGCGGGCACTCTTGCGAACGTTAG
- a CDS encoding hypothetical protein (product_source=Hypo-rule applied; pfam=PF12616): MPELSISTDKVEYLIVKAREFDVKETLVDPDAGSNGADDDMIDTLEDDGRDPVVREISGFINTLSDDEQIDLVTLVRLGRGDGTVEDWNELRAEAARDHNSRTAQYLLGEPLLGDLLAEGLDEFGLPYEGDRTTPLH; this comes from the coding sequence ATGCCGGAACTCTCGATCTCCACGGACAAAGTGGAATATCTTATCGTCAAAGCGCGCGAATTCGATGTGAAAGAAACGCTCGTTGATCCGGATGCCGGATCGAACGGCGCAGATGACGACATGATCGATACACTCGAGGATGATGGCCGTGATCCTGTCGTTCGTGAGATTTCGGGCTTCATCAATACGCTCAGCGACGATGAGCAGATTGATCTCGTCACCCTCGTTCGCCTCGGTCGCGGTGACGGTACGGTCGAGGATTGGAATGAACTGCGGGCTGAGGCTGCGCGCGATCACAACAGCAGGACTGCGCAGTATCTCCTCGGCGAGCCACTCCTTGGCGATTTGCTTGCGGAAGGGCTCGACGAATTTGGTCTGCCTTATGAAGGGGATCGGACAACGCCTCTTCACTAG